A window of Mangifera indica cultivar Alphonso chromosome 11, CATAS_Mindica_2.1, whole genome shotgun sequence contains these coding sequences:
- the LOC123230016 gene encoding transcription repressor OFP8-like — protein MAKRLKLKLSRVIPALQFCRSKGPSTSAQAPSPAQYRLSPFNPKAVDIAYPNLPAPPPPTPEHAFVKRHRSPRVVSLGCGCLSGPGTPDLNAYSKHYEPKHPANIYYASRDSGVSPVWVNEKYKKKQRNKEKKAKPSVSSRDSGFFSSQEEEDYKQADTLIFTSKSFSNENSFEWDNSLESTTYDFYNSEKTTRRTKKKVNTNMKKIRRLRRYASKSHYKGSLSPEKSSILKRMIPWPAEGKVRESVAVVKKSQDPYEDFKRSMLEMIWEKEMFEVHELEQLLQCFLSLNSRQYHGTIVDAFSEIWEVLFSDCSMQGE, from the coding sequence ATGGCGAAACGCCTCAAGCTAAAACTTTCTCGAGTCATTCCTGCACTTCAATTCTGTCGTTCCAAAGGCCCTTCAACTTCTGCGCAAGCTCCATCTCCCGCACAGTACCGGCTATCTCCGTTCAACCCCAAAGCCGTCGATATCGCTTACCCAAACCTCCCCGCACCACCGCCACCAACACCGGAGCACGCTTTCGTCAAGCGCCACCGGTCACCCAGGGTCGTTTCACTCGGTTGCGGCTGCCTTTCAGGCCCAGGCACCCCGGATCTAAACGCATACTCTAAACACTATGAACCAAAACATCCTGCAAATATATACTATGCGTCACGCGACAGCGGCGTGTCTCCGGTTTGGGTGAACGAAAAGTacaagaagaaacaaagaaacaaagagaaaaaggcAAAACCAAGCGTTTCATCTCGTGATAGTGGCTTTTTTAGTAGCCAAGAAGAAGAGGATTATAAACAAGCCGACACCCttatttttacttcaaaaagCTTTTCCAATGAGAATTCCTTTGAATGGGATAATTCTCTGGAGAGCACAACGTATGATTTTTACAACAGTGAAAAAACTACCAGACGTACAAAGAAGAAAGTAAATACAAATATGAAGAAGATTCGAAGACTGCGACGTTACGCTTCAAAGAGTCATTATAAAGGATCGTTGTCGCCGGAGAAGTCATCGATTTTGAAGCGGATGATACCGTGGCCGGCGGAAGGGAAGGTGAGAGAGAGCGTGGCAGTGGTGAAGAAATCGCAGGACCCGTATGAAGATTTTAAGAGGTCGATGTTGGAAATGATATGGGAGAAGGAGATGTTTGAGGTTCATGAATTAGAGCAACTTTTGCAGTGTTTTCTGTCTTTGAATTCGAGGCAGTATCACGGAACAATTGTGGATGCATTTTCCGAAATTTGGGAGGTTTTGTTCAGTGATTGTTCTATGCAGGGCGAGTGA
- the LOC123229617 gene encoding uncharacterized protein LOC123229617 — MRTLCPNYDREDGLETVLEVPIPEEMFVKMGSTATLRWANLRNLMKAQSHSSDRSSYLQAKSNNEFMALLKLVGSPLISFQVQLDSPFSRPIKDASIEASTAKYIVQQYVAATGGHAAYNTVSSMYAVGQVKMQGSEMHQGDDSVHARGNCEAGGFVLWQKNPDLWCLELVVAGFKVSAGSNGKVAWNQSSSQPNHAHRGPARPLRRFFQGLDPRCTAHLFLDAVCIGEEMIDNEACFVLKIESPAHVLKAQNSANTEIVHHTVWGYFSQRTGLLIKFEDTKLVRMKTVKGNDHVFWETSMASTIDDYRYVESLNIAHAGKTVTTLYRYGGAHNHKRKIEESWKIEDMDFNIWGLTSETFLPPAEVKREQQAAEHSVT, encoded by the exons ATGAGGACGCTTTGTCCCAATTATGACAGGGAAGATGGACTCGAAACAGTCCTTGAGGTCCCTATACCGGAAGAAATGTTCGTCAAAATGGGCAGCACAGCCACTTTACGGTGGGCGAATTTGCGGAATTTGATGAAAGCTCAATCCCATTCTTCGGATAGGTCATCTTACCTCCAGGCTAAATCAAATAACGAGTTCATGGCATTACTCAAACTTGTTGGCTCTCCTCTCATCTCTTTTCAGGTTCAATTGGATAGCCCCTTCAGCCGCCCCATTAAAGATGCTAGCATC GAGGCTTCAACGGCGAAATATATTGTACAGCAATATGTAGCGGCAACAGGAGGACATGCAGCATATAACACGGTGAGTAGCATGTATGCGGTGGGGCAGGTGAAGATGCAAGGTTCAGAAATGCATCAGGGTGATGATAGTGTCCACGCAAGAGGCAATTGTGAGGCTGGCGGGTTCGTGCTGTGGCAAAAAAACCCTGACCTGTGGTGCCTTGAGCTTGTTGTTGCTGGTTTTAAGGTAAGTGCGGGAAGTAATGGCAAGGTTGCTTGGAACCAATCTTCTTCTCAACCAAATCACGCCCATCGAGGCCCTGCTCGACCTCTCCGTCGCTTCTTTCAG GGATTGGATCCCAGATGCACAGCCCACTTATTCTTAGATGCGGTCTGCATTGGCGAGGAGATGATCGACAATGAAGCTTGTTTCGTGCTCAAAATTGAGTCACCTGCGCACGTTCTCAAAGCGCAAAATTCAGCCAACACTGAGATTGTTCACCACACAGTTTGGGGTTACTTCAGCCAAAGAACTGGGCTGCTAATCAAATTCGAGGACACAAAGTTAGTGAGAATGAAGACTGTCAAAGGAAATGATCATGTATTCTGGGAGACGAGCATGGCATCCACCATTGATGATTACAGGTATGTTGAGTCTCTCAATATAGCACATGCGGGAAAGACTGTCACCACGCTTTACAGGTATGGAGGGGCACATAATCATAAGAGGAAGATTGAAGAGAGTTGGAAGATTGAAGATATGGATTTCAATATATGGGGATTGACCTCTGAAACCTTTCTTCCTCCTGCTGAAGTCAAAAGAGAACAACAGGCTGCCGAGCATTCTGTGACCTGA
- the LOC123228654 gene encoding LOW QUALITY PROTEIN: outer envelope pore protein 24B, chloroplastic-like (The sequence of the model RefSeq protein was modified relative to this genomic sequence to represent the inferred CDS: inserted 1 base in 1 codon), whose translation MKASLKGRYETDKSSAAATLALNAGDIKLRASMTDATVVKGPSFNGLVLAVEKPGFFIIDYNVPKKDFRFQFMNTVKLADKPLNLTYIHSRGDNRTIVDGSLLFDSANKVSANHMLGSRNCKLKYSYVHGGVTTFEPCYDLAKNSWDFALSRKVFDDDVFRASYQTSSKALALEWSRNSKLNGNFKITAALNLAEELQIPKLXQSTWNFEM comes from the exons ATGAAGGCCTCTTTGAAGGGCAGGTACGAAACAGACAAGAGCAGCGCCGCTGCTACTCTTGCTCTTAACGCCGGCGATATCAAGCTCCGAGCCTCTATGACTGATGCCACCGTTGTCAAAGGCCCAAGCTTTAACGGCTTGGTTTTAGCTGTTGAAAAACCTGGCTTCTTCATCATTGATTACAACGTCCCCAAAAAG GATTTTAGATTTCAGTTTATGAACACAGTTAAGCTTGCGGACAAACCCTTGAATCTCACTTATATTCATAGTAGAGGGGACAACCGGACAATTGTAGATGGATCTCTTCTGTTTGATTCAGCCAACAAGGTATCAGCTAATCACATGCTTGGTTCAAGGAATTGCAAGTTGAAGTATAGTTATGTTCATGGAGGAGTGACTACGTTTGAGCCATGTTATGATTTGGCAAAGAATTCGTGGGATTTTGCTCTGTCACGAAAGGTTTTTGACGATGATGTGTTTAGAGCTTCTTATCAGACATCAAGCAAGGCTTTGGCGTTGGAGTGGTCAAGGAATTCAAAGTTGAATGGAAATTTTAAG ATAACTGCAGCCCTCAATCTGGCTGAGGAATTACAAATCCCAAAAT AGCAGAGTACATGGAATTTTGAGATGTAA
- the LOC123229062 gene encoding uncharacterized protein LOC123229062 isoform X2 gives MELRSYSHLHLIQAIKGGQVIKTLNVRPGRPALTFKEVKEIYQTEVAKHHDSIPQEDVSECSQVNPNMVKSESPCLLRSERRTIRVDASEFNHSSADEESETDLDDLSFVNMTLKEFKESCKSRKRKGPKHVDISEGFFENSFPLKQEDTNVNLETDEDDLKELLSSWKCKVTKNKKRKKKHIESHILTSSQSAIVIVKPQKVLTDGNFWQPSGYKSVPIDIKMEVDESDNLNCQTMICGAADSSHNCNKQVDYCGVVIDELHETPGECVLETNESTSLRNEQPCVLNEESNEYIEFTNPTPFSDIRVSGWEIMAVDIPQIISYQCPGFPVTENVNEGYIIHSPLDNVSPEPILMFNDHNFDIYHDSESHSSIHALSWPSSSDRQVQVLDMAIDNRLQCMESIDVDGALLFEDCRRDGLPSDFEASTISPSSDCTSSWSSNSCVDLSSCSVPVADDSPLEERKQLSLSACDVAARNCSGALHPFGASDELTTPSGLGDYHHPKVHCPPERLLSNRKAISPTSQERLCKAMNSIDLEDDKHSECRGKLLFEKQADNNVIRTEGCNKTTNAGITINTKQVRRKPKYDKKGSHPKGILKSPHLSNAASSFSTGCTSKQSLSQSAIAFSQRQMQDIESLATKLMSELSYMQDVVKEILSSEPSPAMPLKYKMDKVTMAVKSANKTEETARRWLSIMSRDCTRFCKIMKLSEAGSCASGNIVNKERKITFADEAGGKLCHVKVFKDDMTSEMEHTDTEK, from the exons ATGGAGTTACGGAGTTACAGTCATTTGCATCTTATCCAGGCCATTAAAGGTGGTCAAGTGATAAAAACCTTGAATGTTAGGCCTGGGAGGCCTGCACTCACCTTTAAGGAAGTCAAAGAAATATACCAAACTGAAGTTGCTAAACATCATGATTCAATTCCACAAGAAGATGTATCTGAATGTTCTCAAGTCAACCCTAACATGGTCAAGTCTGAAAGTCCATGCCTACTTAGGTCAGAGAGAAGAACAATCAGAGTAGATGCTTCTGAGTTTAATCACAGCAGTGCCGATGAAGAAAGTGAAACTGACTTGGATGATCTTAGCTTTGTTAACATGACACTGAAAGAGTTTAAGGAGAGCTGCAAATCAAGGAAGAGGAAAGGTCCTAAACATGTAGATATAAGTGAAGGATTTTTTGAGAATTCTTTCCCTCTAAAACAAGAAGACACCAATGTCAATCTTGAAACTGATGAAGATGACCTCAAGGAGCTTCTCAGTAGTTGGAAATGTAAAGTTACAAAGAACAAGAAGCGAAAGAAGAAGCACATTGAAAGCCATATATTGACTTCATCTCAAAGTGCCATAGTTATAGTAAAACCCCAGAAGGTTCTCACTGATGGAAATTTCTGGCAGCCAAGTGGCTATAAATCTGTGCCTATTGACATTAAGATGGAGGTTGATGAGTCTGATAACTTAAATTGCCAAACCATGATCTGTGGTGCTGCTGATTCTTCTCACAATTGTAACAAGCAAGTGGATTATTGTGGAGTGGTAATCGATGAATTACATGAAACACCTGGTGAGTGTGTTCTTGAGACTAATGAGTCAACATCTTTAAGAAATGAACAGCCTTGTGTTTTAAATGAAGAATCCAATGAATATATAGAGTTCACTAATCCCACACCTTTTTCTGACATAAGGGTCTCTGGTTGGGAGATCATGGCTGTGGATATTCCACAAATAATCAGTTACCAGTGTCCAGGTTTTCCAGTGACAGAAAATGTGAATGAAGGATATATTATCCACTCACCTCTTGACAATGTCTCTCCAGAACCAATCTTGATGTTCAATGATCACAACTTCGATATATATCATGACTCTGAAAGTCATTCTTCAATCCATGCGCTATCATGGCCAAGTAGCAGTGATAGGCAGGTTCAAGTGCTTGATATGGCAATTGATAATAGACTTCAGTGTATGGAAAGCATTGATGTTGATGGTGCATTACTTTTTGAGGATTGTAGAAGAGATGGTTTGCCTTCTGACTTTGAAGCAAGCACTATTAGCCCTTCTAGTGACTGTACCTCATCTTGGAGTTCCAATTCATGTGTGGATCTTAGTAGCTGTTCGGTTCCTGTTGCTGATGATTCACCTTTGGAAGAGAGGAAGCAACTCTCTTTGTCTGCCTGTGATGTTGCAGCAAGAAATTGCTCCGGAGCACTACATCCCTTTGGTGCTTCTGATGAGCTTACAACACCATCAGGTTTAGGGGATTATCATCATCCAAAAGTGCATTGTCCTCCTGAAAGGCTCCTTTCAAACAGAAAG GCTATTTCTCCTACCTCTCAGGAGAGGCTATGCAAGGCTATGAATTCCATTGATTTAGAGGACGACAAACATTCTG AATGCAGAGGGAAATTGCTGTTTGAGAAGCAAGCTGATAATAATGTCATTAGAACTGAAGGATGCAATAAGACAACAAATGCTGGAATCACTATCAACACGAAGCAAGTCCGTAGAAAACCTAAATATGATAAGAAAGGGTCCCATCCTAAGGGCATTCTCAAAAGTCCTCATCTTTCTAATGCTGCATCTAGTTTTAGCACTGGCTGCACTTCCAAACAGAGTTTATCACAGAGTGCCATTGCATTCTCCCAGCGGCAGATGCAGGATATTGAATCTCTTGCAACTAAATTGATGTCAGAGTTGAGCTACATGCAGGATGTTGTGAAAGAAATATTGTCTTCTGAACCTTCTCCAGCTATGCCACTGAAATATAAAATGGATAAG GTGACAATGGCTGTTAAGAGTGCTAATAAAACTGAAGAAACAGCTAGAAGATGGCTTTCCATAATGAGCAGGGACTGCACTCGGTTCTGTAAAATCATG AAACTGAGCGAGGCAGGAAGTTGTGCTTCTGGAAATATAGTCAACAAGGAGAGGAAGATTACTTTTGCTGATGAGGCAGGTGGAAAGCTTTGCCATGTCAAGGTGTTTAAGGATGACATGACTTCTGAGATGGAGCATACTGATACAGAGAAATAG
- the LOC123229062 gene encoding uncharacterized protein LOC123229062 isoform X1, with amino-acid sequence MELRSYSHLHLIQAIKGGQVIKTLNVRPGRPALTFKEVKEIYQTEVAKHHDSIPQEDVSECSQVNPNMVKSESPCLLRSERRTIRVDASEFNHSSADEESETDLDDLSFVNMTLKEFKESCKSRKRKGPKHVDISEGFFENSFPLKQEDTNVNLETDEDDLKELLSSWKCKVTKNKKRKKKHIESHILTSSQSAIVIVKPQKVLTDGNFWQPSGYKSVPIDIKMEVDESDNLNCQTMICGAADSSHNCNKQVDYCGVVIDELHETPGECVLETNESTSLRNEQPCVLNEESNEYIEFTNPTPFSDIRVSGWEIMAVDIPQIISYQCPGFPVTENVNEGYIIHSPLDNVSPEPILMFNDHNFDIYHDSESHSSIHALSWPSSSDRQVQVLDMAIDNRLQCMESIDVDGALLFEDCRRDGLPSDFEASTISPSSDCTSSWSSNSCVDLSSCSVPVADDSPLEERKQLSLSACDVAARNCSGALHPFGASDELTTPSGLGDYHHPKVHCPPERLLSNRKAISPTSQERLCKAMNSIDLEDDKHSVSECRGKLLFEKQADNNVIRTEGCNKTTNAGITINTKQVRRKPKYDKKGSHPKGILKSPHLSNAASSFSTGCTSKQSLSQSAIAFSQRQMQDIESLATKLMSELSYMQDVVKEILSSEPSPAMPLKYKMDKVTMAVKSANKTEETARRWLSIMSRDCTRFCKIMKLSEAGSCASGNIVNKERKITFADEAGGKLCHVKVFKDDMTSEMEHTDTEK; translated from the exons ATGGAGTTACGGAGTTACAGTCATTTGCATCTTATCCAGGCCATTAAAGGTGGTCAAGTGATAAAAACCTTGAATGTTAGGCCTGGGAGGCCTGCACTCACCTTTAAGGAAGTCAAAGAAATATACCAAACTGAAGTTGCTAAACATCATGATTCAATTCCACAAGAAGATGTATCTGAATGTTCTCAAGTCAACCCTAACATGGTCAAGTCTGAAAGTCCATGCCTACTTAGGTCAGAGAGAAGAACAATCAGAGTAGATGCTTCTGAGTTTAATCACAGCAGTGCCGATGAAGAAAGTGAAACTGACTTGGATGATCTTAGCTTTGTTAACATGACACTGAAAGAGTTTAAGGAGAGCTGCAAATCAAGGAAGAGGAAAGGTCCTAAACATGTAGATATAAGTGAAGGATTTTTTGAGAATTCTTTCCCTCTAAAACAAGAAGACACCAATGTCAATCTTGAAACTGATGAAGATGACCTCAAGGAGCTTCTCAGTAGTTGGAAATGTAAAGTTACAAAGAACAAGAAGCGAAAGAAGAAGCACATTGAAAGCCATATATTGACTTCATCTCAAAGTGCCATAGTTATAGTAAAACCCCAGAAGGTTCTCACTGATGGAAATTTCTGGCAGCCAAGTGGCTATAAATCTGTGCCTATTGACATTAAGATGGAGGTTGATGAGTCTGATAACTTAAATTGCCAAACCATGATCTGTGGTGCTGCTGATTCTTCTCACAATTGTAACAAGCAAGTGGATTATTGTGGAGTGGTAATCGATGAATTACATGAAACACCTGGTGAGTGTGTTCTTGAGACTAATGAGTCAACATCTTTAAGAAATGAACAGCCTTGTGTTTTAAATGAAGAATCCAATGAATATATAGAGTTCACTAATCCCACACCTTTTTCTGACATAAGGGTCTCTGGTTGGGAGATCATGGCTGTGGATATTCCACAAATAATCAGTTACCAGTGTCCAGGTTTTCCAGTGACAGAAAATGTGAATGAAGGATATATTATCCACTCACCTCTTGACAATGTCTCTCCAGAACCAATCTTGATGTTCAATGATCACAACTTCGATATATATCATGACTCTGAAAGTCATTCTTCAATCCATGCGCTATCATGGCCAAGTAGCAGTGATAGGCAGGTTCAAGTGCTTGATATGGCAATTGATAATAGACTTCAGTGTATGGAAAGCATTGATGTTGATGGTGCATTACTTTTTGAGGATTGTAGAAGAGATGGTTTGCCTTCTGACTTTGAAGCAAGCACTATTAGCCCTTCTAGTGACTGTACCTCATCTTGGAGTTCCAATTCATGTGTGGATCTTAGTAGCTGTTCGGTTCCTGTTGCTGATGATTCACCTTTGGAAGAGAGGAAGCAACTCTCTTTGTCTGCCTGTGATGTTGCAGCAAGAAATTGCTCCGGAGCACTACATCCCTTTGGTGCTTCTGATGAGCTTACAACACCATCAGGTTTAGGGGATTATCATCATCCAAAAGTGCATTGTCCTCCTGAAAGGCTCCTTTCAAACAGAAAG GCTATTTCTCCTACCTCTCAGGAGAGGCTATGCAAGGCTATGAATTCCATTGATTTAGAGGACGACAAACATTCTG TTTCAGAATGCAGAGGGAAATTGCTGTTTGAGAAGCAAGCTGATAATAATGTCATTAGAACTGAAGGATGCAATAAGACAACAAATGCTGGAATCACTATCAACACGAAGCAAGTCCGTAGAAAACCTAAATATGATAAGAAAGGGTCCCATCCTAAGGGCATTCTCAAAAGTCCTCATCTTTCTAATGCTGCATCTAGTTTTAGCACTGGCTGCACTTCCAAACAGAGTTTATCACAGAGTGCCATTGCATTCTCCCAGCGGCAGATGCAGGATATTGAATCTCTTGCAACTAAATTGATGTCAGAGTTGAGCTACATGCAGGATGTTGTGAAAGAAATATTGTCTTCTGAACCTTCTCCAGCTATGCCACTGAAATATAAAATGGATAAG GTGACAATGGCTGTTAAGAGTGCTAATAAAACTGAAGAAACAGCTAGAAGATGGCTTTCCATAATGAGCAGGGACTGCACTCGGTTCTGTAAAATCATG AAACTGAGCGAGGCAGGAAGTTGTGCTTCTGGAAATATAGTCAACAAGGAGAGGAAGATTACTTTTGCTGATGAGGCAGGTGGAAAGCTTTGCCATGTCAAGGTGTTTAAGGATGACATGACTTCTGAGATGGAGCATACTGATACAGAGAAATAG